Proteins encoded together in one Bacillus kexueae window:
- a CDS encoding sensor histidine kinase, with protein sequence MEVLTVDSKTFDSKVLDKIIENMLQAVQNSKNEIFKIGETSRQEYENLVRELKVIKEQVNEVIDKSDKLAIQSKYARQRLVEVNRNFQKFTEEDIRVAYEKAHALQLELATLVEKEKLLRNRRDELERRLVGLQDMIERSEHLVGQISVVLNYLNQDLRQMGDVLEDARQKQEFGLRIIEAQEEERKRLSREIHDGPAQLLANVLMRSDLIDRIFRERGTEEGFKEIRSFREMVRGALYEVRRIIYDLRPMALDDLGLIPTLRKYLATVEEYDGNTKIVFHSHGTEEERLPTQFEVALFRLVQEAVTNALKHAEASQIDVKVEVLTDKINLVIRDNGKGFLVNQVRAEKKNSFGLMGMKERVELLDGKIVINSMPGQGTVIVIQVPRNA encoded by the coding sequence ATGGAGGTTTTAACAGTGGATTCCAAAACTTTTGATTCAAAAGTTTTAGATAAAATCATTGAGAATATGCTTCAAGCTGTTCAAAATAGTAAAAATGAAATTTTTAAAATTGGGGAAACCTCTCGCCAGGAATATGAAAACTTAGTACGAGAGTTAAAAGTGATAAAAGAACAGGTCAATGAAGTCATTGATAAAAGTGATAAATTGGCAATTCAATCGAAATATGCACGGCAGCGCCTCGTAGAAGTGAACCGTAATTTTCAAAAGTTTACAGAAGAAGATATTCGGGTAGCTTATGAAAAGGCGCATGCTCTTCAGCTTGAGCTAGCAACGTTAGTAGAGAAAGAAAAGCTTTTAAGAAACCGACGTGATGAATTGGAGCGACGTCTTGTTGGATTGCAAGATATGATTGAGCGGTCTGAACATTTAGTCGGGCAAATCTCCGTTGTGCTTAATTACTTAAACCAGGATCTTCGTCAAATGGGAGACGTACTTGAGGATGCTCGTCAAAAACAAGAGTTCGGCTTACGAATTATCGAGGCCCAAGAAGAGGAGCGGAAACGCTTATCACGTGAAATTCACGATGGTCCTGCACAACTATTGGCAAACGTACTGATGCGTTCTGATTTGATAGACCGAATCTTTCGTGAGAGAGGCACAGAAGAAGGGTTTAAGGAAATTCGGAGCTTCCGTGAAATGGTTCGAGGAGCTTTATATGAAGTGCGACGAATTATCTATGATTTGCGTCCGATGGCTTTAGATGACTTAGGTTTGATTCCAACCCTCAGAAAATACTTAGCGACGGTCGAAGAATATGATGGGAATACGAAAATTGTCTTCCATTCACATGGGACAGAAGAGGAGCGCCTACCAACGCAATTTGAAGTGGCACTTTTTCGGTTAGTTCAAGAAGCGGTTACAAACGCATTGAAGCATGCCGAAGCATCACAAATTGACGTAAAAGTAGAAGTGCTAACTGATAAAATCAACCTTGTCATTAGAGACAATGGAAAAGGCTTTTTAGTCAACCAAGTTCGTGCAGAAAAGAAAAATTCCTTTGGTTTGATGGGAATGAAAGAACGCGTTGAGTTGTTGGATGGGAAAATAGTCATTAACTCAATGCCGGGACAAGGAACTGTAATCGTGATACAAGTCCCTCGAAATGCGTAA